The proteins below are encoded in one region of Thunnus maccoyii chromosome 24, fThuMac1.1, whole genome shotgun sequence:
- the LOC121891820 gene encoding ras-related protein Ral-B-like has translation MASSKNKGQTSLALHKVIMVGSGGVGKSALTLQFMYDEFVEDYEPTKADSYRKKVVLDGEDVQIDILDTAGQEDYAAIRDNYFRSGEGFLLVFSITEHESFTATAELREQILRVKEEEAIPLLLVGNKSDLEERRQVSAEEAAARVSEWGVQYVETSAKTRANVDKVFFDLMREVRKKKMSESKDKNGPSGKKKKKPCCIL, from the exons ATGGCCTCCAGCAAGAACAAGGGCCAGACCTCTCTGGCTCTCCACAAGGTGATCATGGTGGGCAGCGGCGGCGTGGGGAAGTCCGCCCTCACCCTGCAGTTCATGTACGATGAG tTCGTGGAGGATTACGAGCCCACCAAGGCCGACAGCTACAGGAAGAAGGTGGTGCTGGACGGCGAGGACGTGCAGATCGACATCCTGGACACGGCGGGTCAGGAGGACTACGCCGCCATCAGAGACAACTACTTCCGCAGCGGCGAAGGCTTCCTGTTGGTCTTCTCCATCACAGAGCACGAGTCCTTCACGGCCACCGCGGAGCTCAG GGAGCAGATCCTGcgggtgaaggaggaggaggcgatccctctgctgctggtgggGAACAAGTCGGACCTGGAGGAGCGGCGGCAGGTTTCTGCCGAGGAGGCGGCGGCGAGGGTGAGCGAGTGGGGGGTTCAGTACGTCGAGACGTCGGCCAAGACGAGAGCCAACGTGGACAAG GTTTTCTTCGACCTCATGCGGGAGGTCCGCAAGAAGAAAATGTCCGAGAGCAAAGACAAAAACGGACCGAGcggcaagaagaagaaaaaacccTGCTGCAtactttaa